From the genome of Solanum lycopersicum chromosome 7, SLM_r2.1:
CCAGCAGCTTAGGTACATAACTTGCCGGAGTGACTCATCAGTTTGTTTCCTCTTCTCCTCGCCTTTTCCGCCTCCGATGAACCCCCCGACGTCAGATCCTAATATACCGGACATCGGCCGGAGACCGGCAACGTCGGTTCCGGAAGCGACAGAAGAGGAGAATCTTTTTTTACCGTGGTTTAGAGATTGGATGCCGGATTTCAATTTCTGGCCGTGATCGGCGTGGCTGTTTACGACGGCGACGGTAGTGGCTACCCAAACGCGGTTAAAGTAACTCATGATTGATTAATTTT
Proteins encoded in this window:
- the LOC138337560 gene encoding uncharacterized protein, producing MSYFNRVWVATTVAVVNSHADHGQKLKSGIQSLNHGKKRFSSSVASGTDVAGLRPMSGILGSDVGGFIGGGKGEEKRKQTDESLRQVMYLSCWGPS